The DNA segment GAAAGAAGCTGGCCAAGATCGCCGACAATGTGGTCGTCAAAGTGCCGATGATTCCGGAAGGCCTCAAGGCGATCCGCCGACTATCGGGAGAAGGGATCCGAATCAACACGACCCTCATCTTCACGCTCCCCCAGGCGCTCCTGGCCTCAAAGGCCGGTGCCTCCTTCGTCAGCCCCTTCATCGGCCGGCTGGACGACATCGCGCAAAACGGTGTGGAGTTGATCCGGCAGATCGTCACCGTATTCAAGAACTACGGCATCCGGACGGAGATTCTCGCCGCCAGCCTGCGTCACCCTCTTCACGTCATCGATGTGGCCCTCGCCGGCGCTCATTGTTCAACGATCCCCTTCAAAGTGATCGAGCAACTGATGAAACACCCCCTGACCGACGCGGGGCTCAAGAGGTTTTTGGACGATTGGAACAAGTCCGGGCTGAAATTTTGAGTCGAACGATGCTGAGATCGCATGATCCTTCCACTCATCGTCCCCGCAGCGAAGCGGATGGGACGAACGGCCGTCAGTCGGCGTTCGACCGGTTCCGCGTCCACGTCGAAGGATTCATCTACCTCCTGGAAGATTTCACCTGGATCCTGCTCCTCGGTCCGCTTGAAGACGCGTTGGACTCCCATCCGCCGCTTTCAGGAGATCGCGTCGGCCACCCCATCGTGGCGGTGCACGGTTTCGGCCAGACGATGCACGTCTACCATAAGATGCGCCGATACATGAAAACGCACGGGCGGGAGTTTCACCTGTTCAACTACTTCACGCCGGAATCGATCAAGAAAACAGTCGGCAAGCTGGATCGATACGTGGATCGCGTGCTGGAGAAGACCGGGGCCGAGAAGGTGGACCTCATCGGCCATAGCCTGGGCGGTTTGGTGGTGCGGTATTACGTGCAGGCCGGCGGAGGGAGCCGGAAAGTTTCCACGTGCATAACCCTGGGAGCGCCCCACGATGGGACGCGGATCTCTCCCTACCTGCCGGTGATCCGGAGCATGGCCGAGATGAGCCGGACGCTTCGGGAAAGCCGCTTCTGCCGGGAACTCAACGCGATGGAGAAGCCGGCCGGCGTGCGCTTCATCAATATCTACTCTCCGAACGACTTCTTCGTCCGATCGAAGGGGCGGGGTTCCTGGGAGGAGGCCGACCGGAATGTCGGTGTGGATTTCGTGGGCCACCTCGGGATGATCATGGACTATCGGTTCTTCGACGTCCTGCTCAGGGAACTTCGGCCGGCGCAGCAGGCGGGAAATGTAATCTCCATGCAGGATCGGCATCGCTGATACGAGAGGGAGAGGAATGGCGAAACAAACGGCGGCGAAATCCAAGTCGAAAACCGGATCCAAGGCGAAACAAATCATCATGGATGATTTCGACCGGGAGCTGAATGAAAGTTTCAAGTACCTCGAAGGAAAGCTGGGGGACGTGTTCGGCGGGCCGCTGGGTAGGATCGTGCGAAAGGTGGCCGATGAGCTGTTCGGGTGGTTCGTCAAGATGGGCGGGACGGAGAGGGGGCGCCGTTCATTCGAAATGATTCTCGACGAAGCGCAGAGATTCAACGGGAAGAACGTGGACGATATTATTGAAAAGTCCATGGAGGCCTATCTGAAACTGAATGAGCTTTTCCTCCGGGCCGATCGAAATCACGAGTCTCTGGATAAACTGAAGGCGCTCCTTCACGAAGAGTATGAGGCGCGCCTGAAAATCTACGGACCCCTCATGGGCGCCACCGCCGATTCGTATGGAGAGTTGGTGCGAAAGACGTTCCCGGATCGGAAAGTCCTGGACAAGCTCATGAAAGATCAGTTTGATGCGACGGAGAAAGTCTTGGACCTTATCGCGAATGAGAACGGCCTCATGAGGATTCCGACTCTTGTCCGCAAGCCGGTGCTGAAGGTGGTTCGCTCGTCCTACGCCTTGATGCGCGAACGTATCGAAAAAGGCACCGACAAGATCTACTCATGAACCGCCTCTCGTCTCCCGCCTCCCCCCTCTCGGACCCATGCTGACCCTCATCCGGCGCAAGCGGTTCCGACGATACGTCAAGATCGTGTTCGGCGTCGTCGCGTTCGTGTTCATCATCGGATTTGCGCTCGACGTGTCGAACGTGGGCCAGCAGCAGGACGCGCTCGTGGCCGCGAAAGTGAACGGGGAGGTCATCAGCACACTCGAAATTTCGCGGATCTACCGCGACCAGGTTCGCGACCGATATTCCGAGTTGACACCGGAGCAGCGAAAGCAGCTCAACCTGCCGAAACAGGTTCTGGACGATGTGATCGAGAGCCGGCTGATCCTCGCCGAGGTGCCGGAACTCGGCTTCAAGGTCGGCGGGGAGCAACTCAGGGAGAACATCCAAGGCCGTCCGTATTTTCAGGAGAAGGGCCAGTTCAGTATGGAGCGCTACCGGCGGATTCTCCAGCAGGCGGGAACCAATCCGGCGCAGTTCGAAGCCTCCGAACGCGACTCCATCTCGTTGGAAGCGGTCCAAAACCTGCTCTCTGCCCTCACCTATGTGCCTGCGGCCGCGGTGGATCGCGCCTCGCTCATGAAAAATATTCAGGCCAACGTCGAAGTATTGGAAATCGATCCGGATGAGGTGGCCAAGACCCTGAAGCCCGGGGCCGCCGACCTCCAGGCCCATTTCGAATCGCACAAGGATTCCTACAAGACGGATGAGAAACGGAAAGTCGAGTTTGTCGAGTTTCCCGATCAGTCGGCCGTGCAAAAAGCGGCTGAGGCGTTGGGCGAGTCCAAGGATCTGGCCAAGAGGGCGGGCGAGATGAAATGGGAGCTAAAGCGAACCTCTTGGCTGACGCGCCACGGGACGGTGGACGGGATTTCGGATGCGGAGAATTTTCTGGCGCAAGCGTTCCTCCTGGGGGCGGGCGAGATCGGTCCACCGCTCAATACGGGCGGGAAATACTTCCTAATCCGCGTGGCCGAAATCGAGGCGCCCCGCCCGGCGGCGTTCGAAGAGGTGAAGGAGCGGGTCCGCGCGGATTGGCTGAAGGACAAATCGGGTGAGGCCGCGCGCCTCAAGGCGGAGACCCTTCTGGCGAAGGCCCGGGGCGCGAAGAATTTGAAGTCGCTGAAGATAGCCGGGGCACCTGTCTCCTTCGAGACCGGCCTTTTTTCCGCGGAGACTCCGTCCATTTCAAGAATCGGAGACTCGAAGGATTTCAAGGTAGCCGTTTTCGGGTTGTCGCCCGAGAAGAGATGGCCGGACAAACCGGTTCAAGTCGGGCGGAAGTGGTACGTCCTGCGGCTCGTGGAACTCAAGCTGCCCACAAAGGACGATTGGGTGAAGGACAGGACCGAGGCCCAAGACGATCTCTCTCGATTGAAACGTTTCGAACTCCTCCGCCACTGGCGTCAGACGCTCAAAGACAAATCCAAAATCAAGATCAACGAAGACGCGCTGAAAACACTTTCCTGAGTCGGCCCGCGTCTCCGCGGAGGGGGATTCCACCCGATACGATCAAGTCATCCGCGAAGGCATCGCCTTATGTGGACAACAGCGGTCTTGATTTGACTGGCCTCCTTATGATACGAGATCGCTCCATGGAGGTAAGCATATGAAACACGTTTTTGCAGCAGTCCTTTTCCTCATGATCGCTGGTCCAGCGCTGGCGAGTGGTGGGGAACACGCAAAAGATGAAGACGCGATTAGGGCGGCGTGGGCCGGACACGTCGCCGGGATGAACAAGCATGACGCGAAGGCCGCGGCGGCGTTCATGTCCGAGGATGGGGATCTCATGGACCCCATGGGCAAAATGGCCCGGGGTCGCGTCGAGATTGAGATGTTGCTGGCGGAGCATTTTCAGTCCGACATGATGAAGAACGGCACCGGCGAGCTGACCGTCACGAACGTGATGTTCATCAAGCCGGACGTCGCGGTGGTCGATGGCGATGCGACGATGTCCGGGATGACGGGTCCGGAAGGGAAGCCGATGCCGCCCATGAAACACCACGCCACCGGTGTAATGGTCAAGAAATCAGGGAAGTGGTGGGCACAGGCCATTCGAGTCATGATGCCGCCCCCGCCGCCGGTCCCTGCCGGTCAGGCTCCGGCCAAGAAGTAGCCCAGCCGAAAACCAAACCAATCGAAGCCCTTCCGGTCCGCCCGGGAGGGCTTTTGTTTTGGAGTGCTCGACACCGTTGATATCCTTCATCCTAACCGCGGAGCATCGTGGCTGCGATGTACATTCCTGCGTTGACGGCGGTGTGGGTAATGAGGGCGGGCCAGAGGCTTCCCGAGCGGTTTTTCAGCCAACCCCAGAAGAATCCGGCAGCCAGTGGTGCAAGGACGCTGGGAAGCGCCCCTGCCCATCCGACGTAGGCCGCGTAGAGCGGGTAGTGCATCAGGGCAAAGCATGCCGAGGTACGAATGAGACCTGTTTTCGGCTGGAGAAACCCGCGCCAGTAGTATTCCTCGGCGAACGGGTTTACCAGAATCCAGTACACGCCGAACAGTCCCCATGGCTCCGTCGAGAGAAATGCCTGCATGTCTGCCGGTGGCTGGAACCCTCGGGATCGTAATAGGAAGCCGGCTACCAGAAACGCGAGAAGGATCAGCGCCGAAGTCGCCAGGGTCAGGATGATCCATCGTGCGGTGGGCATGGAAGCGAGTCCTGCCTCCCGCATCGAAATCCGGGGAATGCCGATGCAGCCCACGTGATCCGCGATCAGCGTTGGCCACACCATCCCTCCGCTTGCCAAAGAGGCGACCAGTACCACCACGGGCGGCCACAGCGAAAGAGTCAGGATCGCCATTCCGGGCATTTCGACGCGCAGTGTAGCGCATTACGGGTTGCTCTTGTGGGTCGGGAATCACCCTTGTAGAATTGCCTCTCGAAAGGATACGGTTGGCGACCTACCGGAGGAGCACCACACGCAAAGTGAGTAGTGAGTCTGAGTCATCTAGCGAAAGCGAGAGTCTTCATCCTGAAGGCTTTAGGGATGCCCTTGAATCGATCCGAAAGAGTGTCGTCTTTTTGGGGACGGGTTCGGCAGAGAAGAATTTCACGCCATGTGCGACCGGATTCCTGGTCGCTTCGATGGGAGTCTTGGTAGTCATAACGGCCAAACACGTAGTGCTCAAGGGCGGGACTGATGTAATCAACGATGATCTCTTGGTGGCCTTCCGACAGGTTGGAGGGGGCCTGGCTACTCGGAGCGTTCGAGAGATCAAGACCACTTTCAAGGACGAATTGGAGTGGGTGTTCCATCCCAGCGAAGATGTCGCGGCCATTCCATTCCTGCACCAGCCCGGCGTCGACGACCTCAAATCCATTCCTCAGGATTTTTGTTTGGAGAGCAAGAACCTCTGCGGACTTATGCAGGTGTTTTTCCCTGCCTACCAGCCTGGAGCATCTGAGATAGCAGGGATACGGCCCATCATGAGGGTCGGGCATATCAGCGATATTGGGCCAGGGCGGAAGTTTCTTCTGGATGGGGCAGCCTTTCCTGGGAACAGCGGGTCGCCGGTATTCACTGCCCCGTCGCACATGAATCTTGTTTCAGGAATAGGTGGCCCTCGGTTGGTCGGCCTGATTTCCGGTTATCTCACGTATCGAGATGTTGCCGTCAGTGAGCAGACTCAGATGCCGCGCGTGATGTTTGAGGAGAACACAGGACTTTCAGTATGCTGCACGTATGACGCTATTGACGATGTTCTTACTGGGGAAGAGTTTCAAGTCATGCTCAAGCGACTGGCGCCTCTCAGGGGAGTAGAAACTTCCAAGTAGGATTGAGCAAGTGCGGGGTCAGGTCTTTCATTGTCATATTTGTCTCTGGGATGGAAATGGTGCCTTTCGCCGGGAGTTGAATGTGGTCCTATTTGTGACTACAATAAGGGAATGGCGATGATGGATCTATTGCGTGCCGAATACATCGGGGTGCGGACCCTCAAGACCCATCTCTCAAAATACCTGCGAGGTGATCGACCGGTTGTGGTGACGGAGCGTGGCCGACCCAAGCGTGTCATCCTTGGCTACAACGATGCCGTCGATCTTATCGAGATGATGGAAGAAGCTCGCGACAGCGAATGGACCGCCGAGGTTGAACGATCCCGCCGGGCATACCGCAAGGGCGGGGGAGTGCCTTTCCGGGGGGGCTCACTTCGCCGTCGAGTGGGTCTCGGGCGCTAGCCGACCTCTCCCTTACCTACGAGAATGGGCCCCTACAGACTGGTCTACGCGGCTGATCGCAATCGACGGGCGATCGAGCGGTTCCTTTTGGGCATTCCCAGGAACGAACGCGTGCTTCTTGTGGGCAAACTGGAATCCCTGGCGGTCAACCCTAAACCCGTGCAGTACAGAATGCTGAGGCCGCCCGTTCCGATCGAGGGATACCTTGCGCCTCATCGACTGCGGGTCGGAGACTACCGGATTTTCTACGACATTGACGAGTCCGCGAAGACTGTCGTCTTGATCGGCATCCGTCGCAGGCACGAACACACCTACAGGTGACCCGGCCGTTCTGAAGACGCGTGCTGAAGCCTGTGGCTGCCGGAAGGAAGGGAGGTGGACGGGGTGCGGGGCTACTTGATGCGGACGCGTTGGACGACGACGCGCTTCCGGGGCGGTTTCGCGACGCCCTTGGACTTCATCTCGGCCCACTGCTTTTTCGCGACGAGGATCTTTTCCAGCAGCGATTTCGGATAAACTTTGTCCGCCAGTTCGTCCCACACCGGCTGCGTCTTGTTTTTCAAAACCTGGAGGGCGGCCGGGTCCGGCTTCACGAGCTGGATGCCGTGCTTCAGCATCGCCTCCATGGAGCGCTCCTGGTCGGGCCGTTCAAGCTGGAAGAAGTAGTCCGAGAGTTCGGAGCTCGTATCAAGGAACACCTGCTGGAGGTCCGCCGGCATTTTGTTCCAGCTTGAATTGTTGATGAGGACGACGCCGGGATCGTAGTAGAGATTCATGTCGTAGACGTACTTCACCTGCGTGCTCCATTGCATTCCGACGGCGGCGAGTGGACTGGCCGTCACCACGTTCAGAAGCCCTGTTTGCAGCGAGGGAAGCACTTCGGGAACCGGCGTTTGAATCGGGCTTTCCACGCCGAGGGCCTTGAAGGTGGCCATGCCCACGGGTTCCGTGCTCCAGTTCCACACGCGTTGGCCGCGGAAGCCCTCCGGCAATTCGATTTTGTTCTTGGAGTAGGGCAGGTCGAACCCTTCCTCCACCAGGCCGATGAGCTTGAAGCCCTTCTTGTCCATCAGGGCGTCGATTTCGTTGAAGAGGGAAAGCATCACGTAGTCGGCTTCGTCGTTGTCTTCGAGAAGGAAAGGGAGGCCGAACACGGTCAGCTCGTTGAGCGCGGAGAAGGTGCCCTTCATGGTGAAGCCGCCCACGTCGAGTTGACCGATGCGGAGCTTCTTGATCATGTCCGGCTCATCGCCGACCACGCCGCCCATGAAAAGGATATTCTTGATCCGGCCCTTGCTCTTTTCTTCGAGACGCTTTTTCCACATCTCCATCGAATCCGTGTAGGCCGTGCCTTGGGGGGCAAGCGAGCCCCATCGGAGGGTGACTTCAGGTTTGGGAGCCTGAGCATGGGAGGGTGGAACCGAAGAGGCAAAGAGGGCGGCAAGGAGCAGGCAAAAAGGGATGCCTCGAATCAACATTCGTGGAATGTAGTCCGAATTGGGTTTGCGGGCAAGCGTGTACTCTCTCCCTCATCGCGGACATCCTCTCCGCCGGAAATGTCGAGAGTACGGCCGGCATCATGCCGGACCGACCGGCGCGGGGGTCGCCGTCAGATGCCGGAGGCCTTCTTCATCTGGAGCCGACGGGCTTTCTCGAAGGCTTCGTCCATCCTGGCGTATCGAATTTCCCTGTAGCCGCGAACCTCTTCCGGGATTCGGAGCGCGGCCACGGCAGCGTCGTAGTCGGGAAAGGCCCCGACGAAAAATCCGCCTACCACGTGGTCGAGATACCATTGAGCAAACTGTTTTTCCCGTTCGTGCCAGCCGGGGAGCCAGCGCCGGAGAAAGCGCATGTGCCTCATGGCGCGAAGCATCCAGTCGCGCGCGTTCACGTTGAACTCGAAATCGCGACCAAACACGGTGAAGCGGGGACGGTTGTAGTGGACGTACCGGACCCGATCGTGCAGGCCGAGCCCGAGCGCCGCGCGGTCCTTCTCGTATTTCTCGGGTCGGGTGAGTAGGTGGGCCACGTAGACTTCATCTTTGATCAGGAGGACGCGGAACAAATTCTCGATCACGGCGCGAGTGGCCGCCCATCCACGATCCGCGGAATCTTTTTCGGAGATCCGCACCACCGTGTGTACGAAGGTCCTTGCCGCATCCATTCCATCGAACTCCGTGAGGTCGGCCGTGTATCGGATGAATTTGCGCCGGTCGGATTCCGCGAGCATGAGCCTCGGCAGCGTCTTGTCGATCAGCCGCCGGAACTCCTGCGATTCGCGCCAGCCCCGGGCGCGGGAGAAGAAGCTCCGTTCGATGGATCGGGCACGCTGTCCCACCCATTCCCGGAGTCCCACCGGCGCGGGGAGGGACTTCGTCTTGATCCCGTCCAGTGCGGCCGAGCGGCCGATCTTGAATGCGAGCCGGTTCTTTTCCGCCATCTCGTTGGAGAACGTTTCCCGGAGGGCTTCCGTCAGGTGCGCCTCCCGCAGCGGAAGAAGGCCGAGCTGGTAGGCGTATCCAAGCAAAATGACATTCGAAAAGAGTTTCGATCCCAGGTGTTCCTCCGCGAGAAGCGAGAGGTTGGCCCGAAGGAGGGTCTTCACCGTCGACGCGAAAAGCCGGTCCCAATCCCCCGGAACGGCCTTGTCGCCGATCAGCATTTCGACGGTCAGCATCGGGTGGGTGTTCAACACCGCGGTGCTCTGCGGCCCCGCGTACCGGAGCCCCCGGGCGGCTTCGAGCGACTCCAGGCCGAGCAGAAGGTCCGCGCTGCCCTCCGGCACCACCGGTGAGTGAACTTGCTCGCGGCGGTCGAGCGTGAGGTGGGCTTCGACGCCGCCGTTTCGAATGGCGAGTCCTTTCTTCTCCATGAAATGGATCCGGAAACCGTCCTTCTCCGCGGCCCGCGCGAGGATCTGGACCATGAGTCCGACGCCCATGCCACCGACGCCGGCCGCGACCATCCGCCAGGGGAACGCGAACGTTTGGAGGGGCACCGGGGCGTCCCGAAGGAGGGGATCGGGAAGGGTCGGCGGTCCCTTCCTCTGGATGACGACCTTCTCGAACGAGGGACACGCCTTGATCTGGGTGCAGTAGGAGTCGGATACGCAGGTCGACTTGTCGATGGCCACTTTAGTGCCGTAGTCGGTATCCACGAATGTGAGGCCAGGGCAGGCCGTCGCCTGGGTGCAGGCCAGGCAGAACTCGCAGACCTCCGGAACGATCTGAATGCGCTCTTCCACCGGCAGGTAGCCGTGACGGTGGATCACCTCGCGCTGCGCGGCGCGTTTGCGGTGGTGAAAGGTGATCCCGCACTCCTTGTCCGAGATGACCACGTGTGTGCCCGTCCGTCGGGTGAGCGAATCCAGAAGCGTCCGATAGGCCTCGCGGTTCGGCGAGTGCGCGCGATGCACGTCCACACCCGGGCCGAGGCTTTTCACGATCCGTTCGATCTCCTGGGGGGGGATCCGTTCGCCCATCACGTTCAAGTCGGAGGCGGCCGTGCCTTGATGGCCGGTCATGGCCGTGTTCTTGTTGTCGAGGATGATGTACGTGATGTTCTGTTTTTCCTTGATCGAGTTCGAGATGGCGAGGAGGCCGCTGTGGAAGAAAGTGGAGTCTCCCATGAGCACCACCTGGGGATTGCTCACGAACGGGTCGGCACCTGCACCGGCCGCGCCGCCGAGGCCCATGCCGGACATGTTGTGCATCGTTCTGAAGGGCGGGAGATAAGCCATCGAATAACAGCCGATGTCGCCATGAAACAAGAAAGGAGCTTCATCACCATGCTCGGTGGTGAGCGCGATCGGATTCTGTCTCCGATCGCCGAGGTCTTTCAGAACCGAGAGCGTCTCCCGGTGCGGACATCCGGGGCAAAACGTCGGCGAGCGGGGCGGAAGTCCCGTCGCCGCGGACGAACTGTTTCCATCGCGGCCTGAAATTCCCTGGAATGGCCTCCCTCCTTGCGGTGCGCGCGCTCCGGCTGAACCCCATGAATCCACTCGCGCTTTGCCTTTGATGTCGAAAGGCAGGGTGCCTCCGGAGGGGGGGCTGCTCTGGACGGATGCGGTGGGCAGCGCCTTTCCATTGGATCCGGCCATCGCGCGTATTCGCGGCTCGGCGGAGAGCGCTTGCGCGATCGTTCCGGACGAGAGGCCGCCGGCTTCCGCAAACCCATTCCCGAATTCGAACTGCTTGCCCCAGATATGCACCTCCGTGCGATCTCGAAGGAGGTGCCGAATTTGTGCCTCGATGAACGCGCCCTTCTCCTCCACCACGTAGATGTGGGAAAGCCCGTCGGCGAATTCCCGCAGAATCGTGGGCTCCATGGGATAGAGGAGGCCGAGCTTGAGGAGGCGCGGCTTCTCTTCAATCGCGAGCGAACGGAGCGCCTCGTGGAGATAGAGCCAGCAGGCGCCGGAGGCCACGATCCCGAAGCTCGCTTCCTGCGTTTCGGGCACGATGTTGTCGATGCCCCTTCGCCGTGCCCAGGCGTGGAGCTTGTCCCGGCGGCCTCTCAGAATGTCCTCTTCATTCCGGTTTGAATTCGGCGGAATATTCACGCGGCGATCCAGACGGATCCGGTGGGTGTCGATGCTGCGCGGCGAACGGGTATCCGCGTGAGGCCGCCGGTTCGGATGAAGCGCCACGGTGGCCCCGCCTTCCGCCTGTGGCGTGGTGATCCAGTAGCCGGCGATCAATCCGGATTCGCGCGAACCTTCAAGCCCCAACGCAAT comes from the Nitrospirota bacterium genome and includes:
- a CDS encoding 2-oxoacid:acceptor oxidoreductase family protein — protein: MARRDHYDAESGTRFLNGNEILFKGCLEAGASLITGYPGSPVAEIFSILADQSVLLKKNGIRGAQANNEAQAAAMLNGAQDAGAEAVAFMKSVGLHVAADALAIANYAGTSPDAGAMVVVGDDPALSSTQVGADSRWLFRHLQIPILAPSTFQELKDWIALGLEGSRESGLIAGYWITTPQAEGGATVALHPNRRPHADTRSPRSIDTHRIRLDRRVNIPPNSNRNEEDILRGRRDKLHAWARRRGIDNIVPETQEASFGIVASGACWLYLHEALRSLAIEEKPRLLKLGLLYPMEPTILREFADGLSHIYVVEEKGAFIEAQIRHLLRDRTEVHIWGKQFEFGNGFAEAGGLSSGTIAQALSAEPRIRAMAGSNGKALPTASVQSSPPSGGTLPFDIKGKARVDSWGSAGARAPQGGRPFQGISGRDGNSSSAATGLPPRSPTFCPGCPHRETLSVLKDLGDRRQNPIALTTEHGDEAPFLFHGDIGCYSMAYLPPFRTMHNMSGMGLGGAAGAGADPFVSNPQVVLMGDSTFFHSGLLAISNSIKEKQNITYIILDNKNTAMTGHQGTAASDLNVMGERIPPQEIERIVKSLGPGVDVHRAHSPNREAYRTLLDSLTRRTGTHVVISDKECGITFHHRKRAAQREVIHRHGYLPVEERIQIVPEVCEFCLACTQATACPGLTFVDTDYGTKVAIDKSTCVSDSYCTQIKACPSFEKVVIQRKGPPTLPDPLLRDAPVPLQTFAFPWRMVAAGVGGMGVGLMVQILARAAEKDGFRIHFMEKKGLAIRNGGVEAHLTLDRREQVHSPVVPEGSADLLLGLESLEAARGLRYAGPQSTAVLNTHPMLTVEMLIGDKAVPGDWDRLFASTVKTLLRANLSLLAEEHLGSKLFSNVILLGYAYQLGLLPLREAHLTEALRETFSNEMAEKNRLAFKIGRSAALDGIKTKSLPAPVGLREWVGQRARSIERSFFSRARGWRESQEFRRLIDKTLPRLMLAESDRRKFIRYTADLTEFDGMDAARTFVHTVVRISEKDSADRGWAATRAVIENLFRVLLIKDEVYVAHLLTRPEKYEKDRAALGLGLHDRVRYVHYNRPRFTVFGRDFEFNVNARDWMLRAMRHMRFLRRWLPGWHEREKQFAQWYLDHVVGGFFVGAFPDYDAAVAALRIPEEVRGYREIRYARMDEAFEKARRLQMKKASGI
- a CDS encoding alpha/beta fold hydrolase, whose protein sequence is MLRSHDPSTHRPRSEADGTNGRQSAFDRFRVHVEGFIYLLEDFTWILLLGPLEDALDSHPPLSGDRVGHPIVAVHGFGQTMHVYHKMRRYMKTHGREFHLFNYFTPESIKKTVGKLDRYVDRVLEKTGAEKVDLIGHSLGGLVVRYYVQAGGGSRKVSTCITLGAPHDGTRISPYLPVIRSMAEMSRTLRESRFCRELNAMEKPAGVRFINIYSPNDFFVRSKGRGSWEEADRNVGVDFVGHLGMIMDYRFFDVLLRELRPAQQAGNVISMQDRHR
- a CDS encoding type II toxin-antitoxin system Phd/YefM family antitoxin, with protein sequence MMDLLRAEYIGVRTLKTHLSKYLRGDRPVVVTERGRPKRVILGYNDAVDLIEMMEEARDSEWTAEVERSRRAYRKGGGVPFRGGSLRRRVGLGR
- a CDS encoding SgcJ/EcaC family oxidoreductase, whose translation is MKHVFAAVLFLMIAGPALASGGEHAKDEDAIRAAWAGHVAGMNKHDAKAAAAFMSEDGDLMDPMGKMARGRVEIEMLLAEHFQSDMMKNGTGELTVTNVMFIKPDVAVVDGDATMSGMTGPEGKPMPPMKHHATGVMVKKSGKWWAQAIRVMMPPPPPVPAGQAPAKK
- the fsa gene encoding fructose-6-phosphate aldolase; its protein translation is MKIFLDSANIEEIRQVNDWGILDGLTTNPSLIAKEKRDFHDVVKDICAIVKGPVSLEVVATEADKMVAEGKKLAKIADNVVVKVPMIPEGLKAIRRLSGEGIRINTTLIFTLPQALLASKAGASFVSPFIGRLDDIAQNGVELIRQIVTVFKNYGIRTEILAASLRHPLHVIDVALAGAHCSTIPFKVIEQLMKHPLTDAGLKRFLDDWNKSGLKF
- a CDS encoding type II toxin-antitoxin system RelE/ParE family toxin, with the protein product MGPYRLVYAADRNRRAIERFLLGIPRNERVLLVGKLESLAVNPKPVQYRMLRPPVPIEGYLAPHRLRVGDYRIFYDIDESAKTVVLIGIRRRHEHTYR
- the dctP gene encoding TRAP transporter substrate-binding protein DctP; this translates as MLIRGIPFCLLLAALFASSVPPSHAQAPKPEVTLRWGSLAPQGTAYTDSMEMWKKRLEEKSKGRIKNILFMGGVVGDEPDMIKKLRIGQLDVGGFTMKGTFSALNELTVFGLPFLLEDNDEADYVMLSLFNEIDALMDKKGFKLIGLVEEGFDLPYSKNKIELPEGFRGQRVWNWSTEPVGMATFKALGVESPIQTPVPEVLPSLQTGLLNVVTASPLAAVGMQWSTQVKYVYDMNLYYDPGVVLINNSSWNKMPADLQQVFLDTSSELSDYFFQLERPDQERSMEAMLKHGIQLVKPDPAALQVLKNKTQPVWDELADKVYPKSLLEKILVAKKQWAEMKSKGVAKPPRKRVVVQRVRIK
- a CDS encoding SurA N-terminal domain-containing protein; protein product: MLTLIRRKRFRRYVKIVFGVVAFVFIIGFALDVSNVGQQQDALVAAKVNGEVISTLEISRIYRDQVRDRYSELTPEQRKQLNLPKQVLDDVIESRLILAEVPELGFKVGGEQLRENIQGRPYFQEKGQFSMERYRRILQQAGTNPAQFEASERDSISLEAVQNLLSALTYVPAAAVDRASLMKNIQANVEVLEIDPDEVAKTLKPGAADLQAHFESHKDSYKTDEKRKVEFVEFPDQSAVQKAAEALGESKDLAKRAGEMKWELKRTSWLTRHGTVDGISDAENFLAQAFLLGAGEIGPPLNTGGKYFLIRVAEIEAPRPAAFEEVKERVRADWLKDKSGEAARLKAETLLAKARGAKNLKSLKIAGAPVSFETGLFSAETPSISRIGDSKDFKVAVFGLSPEKRWPDKPVQVGRKWYVLRLVELKLPTKDDWVKDRTEAQDDLSRLKRFELLRHWRQTLKDKSKIKINEDALKTLS
- a CDS encoding CPBP family intramembrane metalloprotease — encoded protein: MAILTLSLWPPVVVLVASLASGGMVWPTLIADHVGCIGIPRISMREAGLASMPTARWIILTLATSALILLAFLVAGFLLRSRGFQPPADMQAFLSTEPWGLFGVYWILVNPFAEEYYWRGFLQPKTGLIRTSACFALMHYPLYAAYVGWAGALPSVLAPLAAGFFWGWLKNRSGSLWPALITHTAVNAGMYIAATMLRG
- a CDS encoding trypsin-like peptidase domain-containing protein yields the protein MATYRRSTTRKVSSESESSSESESLHPEGFRDALESIRKSVVFLGTGSAEKNFTPCATGFLVASMGVLVVITAKHVVLKGGTDVINDDLLVAFRQVGGGLATRSVREIKTTFKDELEWVFHPSEDVAAIPFLHQPGVDDLKSIPQDFCLESKNLCGLMQVFFPAYQPGASEIAGIRPIMRVGHISDIGPGRKFLLDGAAFPGNSGSPVFTAPSHMNLVSGIGGPRLVGLISGYLTYRDVAVSEQTQMPRVMFEENTGLSVCCTYDAIDDVLTGEEFQVMLKRLAPLRGVETSK